Genomic segment of Verrucomicrobiia bacterium:
ACCTTTGTTTCCGGGTTGATCATCTCCGGCAGCGCGTCCAAGTATGTTGATTTCAGCTTCGCCTTTTCGCGGTATTCCAGAATGAGCCTCGGCAGCTCGTACTGGACCGCGAGCTTTTCGAGCACGCTCATGTCCGTGGAATAACCGGTCTTGGTCTTCTTCGCCGCGGGAAACTTTTTCTTCACAAAAAAGATTTCCGCCAGCTGCTTGGTCGAATTGATGTTGAATTCCTCGCCCGCCTCTTCGTAGATTTTTACCGTGAGCTTCAGAAGGTCCGCGGCCGCTTTTTTGGAAAGCGCGCCGAGCAGCTCCGTGTCGAGATAAACGCCGTTCATTTCCATCTGCGCCAAAACGAGCATGAGCGGCATTTCGAGATCATCGAAAAGTTTGGTGAGGTTTTTTTCTTCGAGCTTTTTGCGCATAAGCGGCATGAGACGGAAAACGCAGTCCGCATCTTCGCAGGCGTAATCGGTGATTTTTTCGAGCTCCACCTGGTCCATGGTGATCTGCGCCTTGCCCTTGCCGATCAAGGACTCGGTCGTCACCTTGCGGATACTCAGATGCTCGAGCGAGATGTCGTCGAGGTTGTGATTCAGCTTCACGGGATTGATGAGGTAACTCGCGATCATGGTATCGTCGGCGATTCCGGCAATCGTCACACCGCTTCTTTTCATGACCATGTAATCATATTTGATGTTCTGCCCGTATTTTTCGATCTTCGCGTCTTCCAGCGCGGGCCTCAAAACTTCGAGCGCGGTTTCAAGCGGCAGCCCCTGGCCCTGGTGCTTGTCCGACCGAACGGGAACATAATAGGCCTTGGCTTTTTCCCAGCAGAAGCTGAGCCCGACCAGATGCGCGCGCATGGGATCCGGATGCGTGGTCTCGGTGTCGAAGCTGAACGCCTTGGCCTTTTTCAGGTTCGCGGCCAGTGCCTTCAGGGCTTTTTCGTCTTTGACCTGTTCGTAATTGCAATCGCCGCGGCCGCTTTCCTCGCAGGGCACTTCCCTGCCCTTCAGGAGATTGCGGAATTCGTAGCGCTGCAAAAGGCCCACGAGCTTTTCTTCGTCCGGCGGGCCAAGCTCGAGCTTTTCCCAATCGATGTCCATTGGGACTTTAATGTCGATCGTCGCGAGTTCCTTGGAGAGCCGCGCGGATTCGGAATTGTCCTTGATCATGTCCTGCAGGCGCTTGGATTTGATCTTGCCCGCAAACTTGATCAGGTTCTCCACGGTCCCAAATTCCTGGATGAGCTTCACGGCCGTTTTTTCGCCGACCCCCGGGACGCCGGGAATGTTGTCGGACGCATCGCCCATGAGCGCCATGACCTCGACCACTTTTTCCGGCCCCAGGCCTTCAAACTTCTTGCGCACTCCTTCGCGGTCGCAGACGTATCCGTCTTTGTGCGGATTCAGGATCTTGATGTGGTCATCGACCAGCTGCATCGCGTCTTTGTCGCCGGTGATGATGAAGACTTCGTACTTTTCTTTTTCCGCGGTGCAGGCGAGCGTCCCGATCAGGTCGTCGGCTTCGTAGCCCGGCATTTCAAAAATAGCGTAGCGGTAGGCGCGGCACATGTCCTTGATCGGTTCGATCTGCTGCGACAAATCATCCGGCATGGGGCTGCGGTTGGCCTTGTAATCCTTGAATCGCTCATGACGAAATGTCGGCGCGCGATTATCGAAACAAATGGCAATGTGGTCCGGCGCGTAATCCTGGATCAGCTTGTTGAGCATCGTGATGAAGCCGTAGATCGCGTTCGTGGGCTCGCCCTTGGAATTCGACAAATGCCGGATCGCGTAATACGCGCGGTAGCAGAAGGAATGGCCATCCACCAAAAAAAGTTTTTGGGCAGCCGTGGATTTTTTATTCTTCATTGCGAGATTACCGTTCCCGCCGGATGCGGGAGGCGAAGCGATCATGCTCGGATACCAGCCTTTTTGATCCCCGGGGATTTTTATTCAAGGGAAAGAATCCTTGCCGAACCGGAAAGCGAATGAATGCAGTTAGTCTTTGTGGAATTTCGGGATTAAGTGTCGCTTGTGCGGGTCTCTAAGAGTGATTCCTGGACTCTTTAAGTTCTCATAAGATAGTCAAATTCATTCCCCCGGTCAAGCATTAATTTGAACCTGTCCCAGGACCACGCGTAATGGCGCAACTCTTTGTAGGATTTAAGTTTACGGGGCAAGAGCCGGGCTATTTTTTCGCCGCCGGCTTAGGCGGGGCCGCGATCGTGACCCGGCTGGCCAGATCCCGCGGGTCGGAGGCGGCCTCCAGCATCTCGTCGTAGCTGATGATGCCGGCCTGATAAAGCTCTTTCAGGTGGTCGTCGAGCGCCTTCATGCCGTACTTGAGGCCGGTCTGGATCTCGGAAGTGATCTGATAAGTCTTGTTTTCGCGGATAAGATTGCGGATGGCCGGCGTCGCGATCATGACTTCGAACGCGCAGATACGGCCGTTGCCGTCGAGCCGCGGCAAAAGCGTCTGGGAAATGACCGCGACCAGCGTTGCCGCGAGCTGGATTCGGATCTGCGTCTGCTGGTGCGCCGGGAACACGTCGATGATACGGTCGACCGTGCGCGCCGCGCCTGTCGTGTGCAGCGTCGAGAAAACCAAATGGCCGGTTTCGGCCGCGCGGATCGCGGATTCCATGGTGTTGATGTCGCGCATTTCGCCGATGAGAATCACGTCCGGGTCCTGGCGCAGGGATTTGACGACGGCTTCGGAAAAGGTCGGCACGTCTTCCCCGACTTCGCGCTGGGTCACGACAGATTTCTTGTGCGGGTGCACGAATTCGATCGGGTCTTCCGCGGTAATAATGTGGCGCGAGAAGTTCTCGTTGATGTAGTTCAGCATGGTGGCGAGCGTCGTGGTTTTACCGGAACCCGTGGGGCCGGTCACGAGGATGAGCCCGCGCGGACGCGATAGCAGCGACTGGAGCTGCGCCGGAAGCCCGATCTGCTCGAACGAATAAAATTTCGACGGCAGCTGGCGGAGCACCATGGCCATGGTCCCCTGCTGCTTGAAGCAGGAAACGCGGAAGCGCGCCTTTTCTCCATAAGAAAAGCCGAAGTCGATACCGCCGACTTCTTCGACTTTCTTGCGCTGCTCTTCGGTCGTGATCTCACGCGCCAGCGCTTCGGTGTCTTCCGGTTTCAGGACCTTGTCGTCGATCGAAAGGATTTCGCCGTGCAGGCGTATGGAGGCCGGACGCCCCACGCTCAGGTGGATGTCGGACGCTTCGTTCTGAATCGCGTAGTTCAGGATGGCTTCGATGCCCATGATAACCTTTCAAACCTCACATGAAGTGTAGCACAGGAGGAAACTCGCGCGGAATGCCCTAGAAATTTTTCGGCCTTCGGCGGGAAATATTAACAGTCTTAAGGAAGTATTCCCAGAAAGCCGCCGGCCGCGAGCGCAAGGAAAAAAGCGCCGAGAAAACTGATCGGGAGCCATTTAAGCGCGGGCGGGACCGAGGAATAAAGGAGCCGGCGGTGGGTTCCGAGAAGGAGCCAGGCAAAAGCAAAAATGCCCGCGATCATGGTCGCCATGGAAATCAGCGCAGGGACCAGGGACCACGAGGGCGCCCCGTGCGCCAGGCATACGGCGAAGACCGTCATGACAAACAGGCTTCCAGTCCCGAAAATAATCTGGATCGAGGCGGCGGCCACGAGAAAAAAAAGCGGGTAAAAAGGCGGCGTTCCCGCGGGAAGCGCCCTCAGAAGAAAAAAATGAGCGCTCCACGACAAGGCTGAGACCAGATAAAGCGCCGGTACCCGCAGAAAAAATCCCCGCGTCCACGCGGCCAAATTACGCGGGCCGGGAAAAGCGCTTTTTTCCTGCCAGAACCATAAAAATCCCAGGCCGCAGGCCAGAAAGAACAACGGGCTCATAGTTTTTCCCCTTCAACCGTTTGCAAAGCCGCATGATGCGGGGCCTGGATCTCGACGCGCGGCTTCTGCCACAAGGCCGCGGCCATGAACAGCAGGAGGAAGGAGCCCGCGGGCAGCTGGAACGCGCCCACGTGAAAACGCACGCCGAGAACGTCCTGGAACGCGCCCAAAAACGCCAGCAGCCCGGCAAACAAAACCGCGTAAAGCGCGGCTCTCGCCGCCTCTTTTTTATTCCCGGCAAAAATTCCCTCCGGCATGAGGAGATAGAGGCTCAGCACGCCCAAAGCGAGAGATTCATGCGCGTGAAACAAAACCTGGGCCAGCGCGGCAAGCCCGATCATGTAAGCGAACCGCAGGAGCCGCGGAGGAAACCAGCCCGAGAAAAACGCGAAAAAAAACGCGGCCAGCGCGAAGGCCGCGCCGAGGATGAGGCCGGCCTGCAGCGCCATGGGAAAAGTCCGCGTCAAAAAAATCATGGGCAGGACAGCCAGAAAAATTTTGGCGGTCGGGGTTTCCTTTTCGAACATCATTCCCTCCCGTGTTGTGAGACCGGTGTAAAAAGAGGCCCGGGTTCGGGGGCGGGTTGTTCCGCGGGAACGGCGGCCGGGATCTCCGGAACCGGCGCGGCCGCGGGCGCTTCGACCGCGGGTTCGGAAACCGGCGCTTCAGGCAAAGCTTCCTGGACCGGCTCCGCGGGCGCGGCCTCCGTGACGGGCGCCGGCGCTTCGGAAATCATCGGGACAAGCGGCTCCTGGATGCGGAAAGGAATGCCGTTGCGCGAAGCAAAAACCCCGGCGGCAAGCCCCGAAGCGTAAAGCACGAAAAAAAGATATTGTCCGGTTTGTTTGAGAACGCCGTTTTTCATGCGGGCACAAGGGCGGGACGCCGCGCGTTAGAAGGTTTGATCCAAAGGTCGATCCAGGCGCTGAGCGCGCCGGAAACCAGCACTGCGGCATAAACGGCGCCGTATTCTCCGGAAAGGCGGAGCGCGCCGGCGGCGAGGCCTGCCAAAAACGCGAGCACGCAAAATCCCTTGCGCGAGTGGGGCGCGGTCTGCGCGTGCGTGATCAGAAAAAAAGCCGCAAAGAAAACATCGCCCGGCCAGAAAGCAAGCGTCTGCATCCGGCCCATGGCCGCAAGCGGCAGCGCGTACGCGGCGAGAAAGGCGAACGGCACGCCCGGATAGACGAGCTTCTGCGAGAAAAGCAGGAATCCCCCGCCAAGAATCGCCAAGACGCACGTGTCCCCCAGCCCGCCCGCGTAATTTCCGAAAAGCCATCTCATGAAATCCAGGTCCGCAGGCAAAGGGATCCGCGTTTCCACGGGAAAACTGATTTTCAGGAAAAGGAGTGCCGCCGCCGCGGGATGAAACGGGTACTGGCCCTTGCCTCCGAAAAAATCGCGGCCGACCAGCACCGCAAAAAAAGCGGCGAGTGCGGCCATGCTGAGCGGCAGATGAGGAGGCAGAATCAACGCGACGAGAAGGGAGAGAAGAAGAGTATCGCCGTCCGCGAAAAAACTTTTTTTGGCGGCCCAGGCCCGGCCCAGAGTTTCGGCAATGGCGCCGCCGATGAGGCAGGACGCAATCAGCGCGGAAGATCCCGGGGAATGAAAAAGGCCCGCGGCCATGGCCGGAAGCAGCGCAAGCCCCCATTTCCAATTCATGGCGCGGACGGATTCCGGGGTCCTGAGGTAAGGAGCGCGTCCGGTTTCCAATGCTATTTTGGGGGGAGTATCCATAAGCCTCCACGTTCAGAGCAGAGTAGCAATTCTCCGGAAAAGATGCAACCTATTGTCAGCAAAGCCACAAGCGCGGCTTTCAAGCCGAAACTCCGGCGCTTTCTAAAAGCGTTGAAGCCATTTGTCCAGATGCGCCCTTCCCCGCGGCCGGGCGTGGCAAGCGGTCTTTATAAACTGCTGAAAATACAGGGGTTTTAGAAGGATTCTTTGGTCCCTATTCTTGAATTGGCCCGGAGTGCCGGGTAGACTTGCCTTTGGTAGAAATGTAAGGCTTGAGATTTTAAGTTTCCGTTTTATGTTCTTTCATGACAACCCTTTAACCAGGAATCTCGCACCGAGAGAGTGTGGATGAAACTGAGCACCGCCTGGAACTGGCAGTTGGGCATAGGAATTCTGGAAGACAATGTTTTCGGCCAATCGAATCCCGTTGCCAGTACCCCTCAAATCGATTTGCTGATCGAAAAACGCTGTGAGCCCCGCATTTCCCTGAGCCTGCCGATCCGTTACCGCAAAAAGGGAAAAAAGCTTTCCTGGTTCGTGGCCCAGTCCGTGGACGTTTCGCGCAACGGCGTGCGTCTCGCGCTCGATCACGAAGTGGACGTGGGTACGCAGATCGACCTGGACATTAAACTTCCCGAGATCGAGAATACCGTTCGCCTGGAGGGCGTGATTGTCTGGGCTAACCCTTCCAACAACAGTCCGGCCATGATCGAATGCGGCGTGGCCTTCAAGAATCTCCGCCAGCTTTCCAACCGCGACAAGATCATGTATTTCATGGCGGACAAGATCTGCAGCCTGGCCGAACGGAACTCCAAAAATTTTCACTGCCGGCCGGCACGGACTCTTGAAGACATGCGGCGCGCCTACGAGCTGGTTTACCGGGAATACCTGCGCAAGGGGTACTGCGAGGCCAACCCCTCGAAGATGCATTACAGCTATTACAGCCTGCTCCCGGATTCCCGCACCTTCATGCTCGAAAAGGCCGGCAATTTTGCGGGCACGGTCAGTCTGATTCCCGATTCGGAAAGCGGCCTTCCTCTGGATTCGATCTTCGGAAAAGAGATCGCTCTGTTCCGCAGCCAGGGACGCACTCTGGCTGAAGTCGGCCTGCTCGCTCTGGACGGCGAATCTTTCGAGAAAAGCTCTTTCTCCCTCACCGATTTCCAGAAGTTGACGGGCTCGTTCCGGCTTTTCAAAACCATGTTCGACTACGCGCGCTCGTTCGGCGTGACCGACCTCATCATCGGCATGCATCCCAAGCACCGCGAGCTGTACCGCTATCTTCACTTTGACGCGGTCGGGCCCGTGCGCTCTTACCCGGGGGCGCGAGGAAAGCCGGCGCTCCTCATGCGCATGGACGTCCAGCAGGCCGTGCGCACAACCGTAACACATCACGGCGTAGGCTCTTATTTCCTGACCGGAAGCATCGATGCCGAAGAACTGGCGCGGCATTTTTTCTGGAATAAAGAAACCGTTTACGATTTCACGGTCAACGAGAAAGGGCTGCTTCCGTCTCTTTCAGAAGCGCAGATCGAACACCTGAAAAGCTGTTATCCCGGGCTTATCCTGCCGTCTTAAACTTGAAAGGGGCGCCATGATCGAGAAAGATCTCTTTTTCATCCTCGAGAAAGCCATCAAGGCCCCGTCCGCCGACAATCTCCAGCCCTGGAAATTCCGCCGCGTGAGCGAAGACGCCGTGGAACTGTGGCTCGACGCAAAAAAACTGGACAGCTAT
This window contains:
- the polA gene encoding DNA polymerase I produces the protein MKNKKSTAAQKLFLVDGHSFCYRAYYAIRHLSNSKGEPTNAIYGFITMLNKLIQDYAPDHIAICFDNRAPTFRHERFKDYKANRSPMPDDLSQQIEPIKDMCRAYRYAIFEMPGYEADDLIGTLACTAEKEKYEVFIITGDKDAMQLVDDHIKILNPHKDGYVCDREGVRKKFEGLGPEKVVEVMALMGDASDNIPGVPGVGEKTAVKLIQEFGTVENLIKFAGKIKSKRLQDMIKDNSESARLSKELATIDIKVPMDIDWEKLELGPPDEEKLVGLLQRYEFRNLLKGREVPCEESGRGDCNYEQVKDEKALKALAANLKKAKAFSFDTETTHPDPMRAHLVGLSFCWEKAKAYYVPVRSDKHQGQGLPLETALEVLRPALEDAKIEKYGQNIKYDYMVMKRSGVTIAGIADDTMIASYLINPVKLNHNLDDISLEHLSIRKVTTESLIGKGKAQITMDQVELEKITDYACEDADCVFRLMPLMRKKLEEKNLTKLFDDLEMPLMLVLAQMEMNGVYLDTELLGALSKKAAADLLKLTVKIYEEAGEEFNINSTKQLAEIFFVKKKFPAAKKTKTGYSTDMSVLEKLAVQYELPRLILEYREKAKLKSTYLDALPEMINPETKVVHTSYNQTTTVTGRLSSSDPNLQNIPIKTEEGREVRKAFIPRPWKGAAGRILSADYSQIELRVLAHFCGDKNLMKAFKEERDIHNFTANLLYGVAEKDVTFEMRNVAKTINFSIIYGKSAYGLSQDLGIPVGEADAFIKNYFTRYAGIRDFLESQKEKARKQGYLTTLLGRHTYFPEISSTNGQLRQFAERTAINAPIQGSAADLIKLAMVAIQKRLEKESFQSLMVMQVHDELVFDGPEPEMGRLESLVKKGMEEAYALKVPLRADVRVGESWYKN
- a CDS encoding type IV pilus twitching motility protein PilT; the encoded protein is MGIEAILNYAIQNEASDIHLSVGRPASIRLHGEILSIDDKVLKPEDTEALAREITTEEQRKKVEEVGGIDFGFSYGEKARFRVSCFKQQGTMAMVLRQLPSKFYSFEQIGLPAQLQSLLSRPRGLILVTGPTGSGKTTTLATMLNYINENFSRHIITAEDPIEFVHPHKKSVVTQREVGEDVPTFSEAVVKSLRQDPDVILIGEMRDINTMESAIRAAETGHLVFSTLHTTGAARTVDRIIDVFPAHQQTQIRIQLAATLVAVISQTLLPRLDGNGRICAFEVMIATPAIRNLIRENKTYQITSEIQTGLKYGMKALDDHLKELYQAGIISYDEMLEAASDPRDLASRVTIAAPPKPAAKK
- a CDS encoding RnfABCDGE type electron transport complex subunit D, with the translated sequence MDTPPKIALETGRAPYLRTPESVRAMNWKWGLALLPAMAAGLFHSPGSSALIASCLIGGAIAETLGRAWAAKKSFFADGDTLLLSLLVALILPPHLPLSMAALAAFFAVLVGRDFFGGKGQYPFHPAAAALLFLKISFPVETRIPLPADLDFMRWLFGNYAGGLGDTCVLAILGGGFLLFSQKLVYPGVPFAFLAAYALPLAAMGRMQTLAFWPGDVFFAAFFLITHAQTAPHSRKGFCVLAFLAGLAAGALRLSGEYGAVYAAVLVSGALSAWIDLWIKPSNARRPALVPA
- a CDS encoding PilZ domain-containing protein — translated: MKLSTAWNWQLGIGILEDNVFGQSNPVASTPQIDLLIEKRCEPRISLSLPIRYRKKGKKLSWFVAQSVDVSRNGVRLALDHEVDVGTQIDLDIKLPEIENTVRLEGVIVWANPSNNSPAMIECGVAFKNLRQLSNRDKIMYFMADKICSLAERNSKNFHCRPARTLEDMRRAYELVYREYLRKGYCEANPSKMHYSYYSLLPDSRTFMLEKAGNFAGTVSLIPDSESGLPLDSIFGKEIALFRSQGRTLAEVGLLALDGESFEKSSFSLTDFQKLTGSFRLFKTMFDYARSFGVTDLIIGMHPKHRELYRYLHFDAVGPVRSYPGARGKPALLMRMDVQQAVRTTVTHHGVGSYFLTGSIDAEELARHFFWNKETVYDFTVNEKGLLPSLSEAQIEHLKSCYPGLILPS